In Mycolicibacterium gadium, the genomic window TCATCGCATCGCCGCCGAAGGCAACGCGGTGCTGACCGAGCGTACCGACGCCGTGGTGTTCGGACCGCTGCGCATTCAGTTCTGGGTGTGCGGAACCTTCGAGGTGCATGCGGGGCGGATTACCCTGTGGCGAGACTATTTCGACACACTGGACTTCCTGAAGGGGACCGTCCGGGGAGTCGCCGCCACGGTGTTCCCGTCCTTGCGCGCGACCATGTAGCCTGCCGCATTGCTATCATTCGGGCTCGATATGAGCACCGAACCCGCGCGCACACGGCCGAACTTCGTCGAATACATCGGCTACTGCTACGGCAGAGCGCTGCCGGCCTCCATGCACGACTGGGTGCGCAACGACCTGGCCGGCAAGGGCGCCACCGTCCGCATGATGATTCGCGTCTTCATTCCGGCATTCGTCATCCTGATCCCGTTCTGGTTCATTCCGACCACGTTGGACGTGCACCTGTCGATGACGCTGCCGATCCTGATCCCATTCGTGTTCTTCTCACACGCACTCAACAAGGTCTGGCGACGACACATGTTGCGAAAGCACGGTCTGGACCCGAACCTCGTCGACGCACTCTCCCGCCAGAAGAACGCCCACGTCCACGAGGCGTATATCGAGCGCTACGGGCCGCGCTCAGGACCGTCGAGCTCGCACGACGTCTAGGCCCGGCGCAGGTGGCCGAGTTCGTCGAAGGCCTGCGCCCATCCGAGCAGCCGATCGGTCGCGTTCGACAACTCGTTGCGGTAGCGCTGTTGGGTCATCGGTGAGCTCGACATCGATCCGGTGTTGGCCGCTGACACCAATTGCGCTGCCGCGGTGACCATTTCGTTGTACTGACGGCTACCCTGCTGCAGTTGAGCGGTGAAGGCCTGAATCGTCGGCGCCAAATGCGCGCGCGCCTGCGGTGCGGAGCTGATCGTGCGCTCCATCGACACCACCTCGTTCGCGGTCGCGGTCATCGTGGCGGCTGTCTGGTTGGCCGCGGCCGTCAGCTCACGAAGCTCGTCGGCGGGCAACAGCCGACCGCGCTCCATCACCCCGAGAAGCGAGAACAGACCGCGTTCTGAGGCGGCCAGCGCGGCCATCGGCTGGCGGGCGGCCGAACCCCACGCGGGCAGCCGTCGAGCGGAACGGGAACGCTGCGGCGGCAACGGTTCACCGCGCAGCCAGCGGTAGCGGAGGAACGACAGCGTCGCCAGGAATGCGGCGCCGACCGCGATGGGAGCCGGGATGAACAGTGCCCAGAACGGGGTTTCCCACGCCGACAGCAGTCCGGTGACACCGATCCAGAACAGCGACGACACCGTGAAGAACACGCCGAGCCGCAGTGCCCAGCGTCGCTTGCGCAACAATTTGGCGCGCGGATCCGCTGCGGCGTTGAGCTTTTCGGCCACCACATCGGACCACTCCGCGGCGGTGTCCACACCGCGCTGCACCAACGAGCGCCACGCCTCCGGTCTACTGGCTCGCGAATTCACACCTGTTCCTCACGGAAGTTACTGCGACAGTGGGTTTTCCGGTGCCGCTTGGGGGTTGACAGCCGGCGCGGCCGGCGCGGCTGCGGCGTTACCGCCCGCCGGCAACTGCTCACCGCGCATGGACGCACGGATCTGCTCGAGCCGCGAGTGTCCGGCCATCTGCACACTGGCCGACTGCACCTCCATCATCCGGCCCTGCACGGAGTTCTGAGCCAGCTCGGCGGACCCGATCGCGTTGGCGTAGCGCCGTTCGATCTTGTCGCGCACCTCGTCGAGGCTCGGCGTGCTACCCGGCGCGGCGAGCTCGCTCATCGACCGCAGCGATGCACTGACCTGTTCCTGCATCTTGGCCTGCTCGAGTTGGCTGAGCAGCTTGGTGCGCTCGGCGATCTTCTGCTGCAGCATCATCGCGTTCTGCTCAACGGCCTTCTTGGCCTGCCCGGCGGCCTGCAGCGCCTGATCGTGCAGGGACTTGAGGTCCTCGACGCTCTGCTCCGAGGTCACCAGCTGCGCGGCAAACGCCTCGGCAGCATTGGTGTACTCGGTGGCTTTGGCGGCATCGCCGGCGGCGGTCGCCTGGTCGGCCAGCGTCAGGGCCTGGCGGACGTTGACTTGAAGCTTCTCGATATCGGCGAGCTGGCGGTTGAGCCGCATCTCCAGCTGACGCTGGTTTCCGATGACCTGGGCGGCCTGCTGAGTCAGCGCCTGGTGCTGGCGCTGGGCCTCCTCGATGGCCTGCTGGATCTGCACCTTCGGATCGGCGTACTCATCGACCTTGGAGCTGAAGAGCGCCATCAGGTACTTCCACGCCTTGGTGAACGGATTGGCCATCGGTTCATTCCGCCTTCGTGTCTGTCGTTGTCTCGGCCCTGGGCCGCCGGCTTCCCGTGCTGCCCAATCTATCGGGTCGATGACTGTTGTCGCACCTACACTGGCTCAGGCGACCGCCATCGACACGACCTGCGGAATGACGACCTTCGTCGAGGCGTCGATGTTGGCCGAACCGATCGACTCGCGCTCGAACGCCGCAAGTTCTTGGCGACCCATCTCGTCACCCGCGTCGGACAGCACCCGCGACAGCGGCACGTCCAGCGCGCTGCAGATGGCGCTGAGCAACTCGCTCGACGCCTCCTTGCGGCCACGCTCGACCTCGGAGAGGTAACCAAGGCTGACCCGGGCGGAGTCGGACACCTCGCGCAGGGTGCGGCCCTGCTCGGTGCGGGCGCGGCGCAGCACGTCGCCGATCACCTCGCGCAGCAATGCCGTCATACGTGCTCCCCTTTCGAGAGGTCCGTCGCTGGGGCTTTGTACTAGGGCAACGCCGCGGGCATGCGGGTGGTTCCCGGATACCGCAAATAGCCGCCGTTCGAGGCGAAACCGCTGTACAACGGACTGAATCAGTTAGCGGCGGGGCGTGCGCGCGAATCGCGAATAGCCGAGACGACATAGTCGATGCCGGTGATCACCGTCAGGATGACGGCCGCCCCCATCACCACCCAGGCCCCGGTGAGCCAGGGGCCCGACAGGGGCAGCACGAACAAGCCGATCGCCACGCCCTGGACGAGGGTTTTCAGCTTCCCGCCCCGGCTGGCCGGAATGACGCCGTGGCGCAGCACCGCGAAGCGCAGAACTGTGATGCCGATCTCGCGCGTCATGATCACGACGGTCACCCACCACGGCATCTCGCCGAGGATCGACAGACCGATCAACGCCGCACCGATGAGGGCTTTGTCGGCGATCGGGTCGATCAGGGTGCCGAATTCGGTGACCATTCCATAGCTGCGGGCCAGTGCACCGTCGAACCGATCCGTGATCACCGCGACGGTGAACACGATGAATGCGGCTATCCGCCAAAACGTTTCGTGGCCGTCGGCGACGAACAGGACGACCAGGAACACCGGGACCAACGCCAGCCGGACACCGGTGAGCACATTGGCGATGTTCGCGACCCGGGCGCGCGGCACCACGGGATCGGTCGTGGGTTCGCCCGGCACCGCAACAGAATATCGGTTGCTGTGACGGATACTCTCCACGTGTGAGCGCAGATCCCGGATCGGTCGCCATCCGGCGGGCCAGAACTTCGGATGTGCCTGCGATCAAGGCTCTGGTCGACATCTACTCCGGCAAGATCCTGCTGGAGAAGAACCTGGTGACGCTCTACGAGGCCGTCCAGGAGTTCTGGGTCGCCGAGCTCGACGGCGAACTGATCGGGTGCGGCGCCCTGCACGTCCTGTGGTCGGACCTCGGCGAAGTGCGCACAGTCGCGGTGCACCCGAAGGTCAGGGGTCAAGGGGTCGGGCACGCGATCGTCGACCGGCTGCTGGACGTGGCCAGGGATCTGCACCTGGAGCGCATCTTCGTTCTGACCTTCGAAGTCGCATTCTTCAGCCGTCACGGCTTCCAGGAGATCGACGGCACGCCGGTCACGGCTGAGGTCTTCGAGGAGATGTGCCGCTCGTATGACACCGGCGTGGCCGAGTTCCTCGATCTGTCCTACGTCAAGCCGAACATCCTCGGCAACACCCGAATGCTGCTCACTCTGTAGCGAGTTTCAGCAATTCGTCGACCGACCATTGGTCGTCGGCATGGATGCCGTACTTGCAGGCGCGGATGGTGCCATCCGGCTCGATCAAGAAATCCGCGGGATTGCCAAGGTGATCCTCCCCCGGGGCGAGGGCACCGAAGACCGAGGTGGAGTGTCTGATTCCACGGACGGCGGCTCTAACCGCACCTAGATGTAACACGGAGCGCAGTGACGACTCGACGCCGAACTCCTTGTACAGCTTGCGTTCCGGATCGGCTACCATCGCGAACGGGACATCAGCAACGTATTGCCGAAGCCGGTCCGCGGCAGAGTGGAACACGACGAGCTCAGTGACCCCGGCGTTCTCGATCTCATCGCGCCGACGTGCTACGTCTCGAAGATGAAGGTTGCAGATCGGGCACCCCGCGAAACGTCGGAATTGCAGGTGAACCAGCCGCTCCGGCGCAGGCACGCTTACGTGAGTGTCTGTGACAGTGCTCAGCGTTCGAGCCTTGACCTTGTCGCCCGCGGTGAACATCCCAACGCTTCCGTTTAGCCGGACTCCATGCTAACCGCGACTCTCACTCCTCGTCGTCGTCACCCGCGTCGCCGCCGCGGATCAACATGAGCGTGCCCGCCAGCTCGTCGGGCTTGACCAACACCTCGCGCGCCTTGGATCCCTCGCTGGGGCCGACGATGTTGCGGGTCTCCATCAGGTCCATCAGCCGGCCCGCCTTGGCGAAGCCCACCCGCAACTTGCGCTGGAGCATCGACGTCGAACCGAACTGACTGGACACGACCAGCTCGACCGCCTGCAGGAACACGTCCATGTCGTCGCCGATGTCCGGGTCGACGTCGGTGCGCTCGCTGGTGGTCTTGGCCGCGGTGACGCCCTCGGTGTATTCCGGCTCGGCCTGGGACTTCGTGGCTTCGACGACGGCGTGGATCTCCTCGTCGGTGATGAACGCGCCCTGCAGACGGATTGGCTTGTTCGCGCCCATCGGCAGGAACAGCCCGTCACCCATGCCGATGAGCTTCTCGGCGCCCTGCTGGTCGAGGATCACGCGGCTGTCGGTCAGCGACGACGTGGCGAACGCCAGGCGCGACGGAACGTTGGTCTTGATGAGCCCGGTGACGACGTCCACCGACGGCCGCTGCGTGGCGAGCACCAGGTGGATGCCCGCGGCGCGGGCCTTCTGCGTGATACGCACGATGGCGTCCTCCACATCACGTGGTGCGGTCATCATCAGGTCCGCGAGCTCGTCGACGATCGCGAGGATGTAGGGGTACGGCTTGTACTCACGCTGGCTGCCCAGCGGCGCGGTGATCTCCCCCGACCGAACCTTTTTGTTGAAGTCGTCGATGTGCCGCACGCGCGACGCCTGCATGTCCTGGTAGCGCTGCTCCATCTCCTCGACCAGCCACGCCAGCGCCGCGGCCGCCTTCTTGGGCTGCGTGATGATGGGGGTGATCAGATGCGGAATACCTTCGTAGGGCGTCAGTTCCACCATCTTCGGGTCGATCAGGATCATCCTGACCTCCTCGGGAGTCGCGCGCGCCAGCAGCGACACGAGCATCGAGTTGACGAAGCTCGACTTGCCCGAGCCGGTCGAGCCGGCCACCAGCAGGTGCGGCATCTTGGCGAGGTTGGCCGAGATGTACTCGCCCTCGATGTCCTTACCGAGGCCGATCACCAATGGGTGGTGGTCACTACGGGTACCCGGGTCGGTCAAAACGTCTGCCAGCCGGACCATCTCCCGATCGGTGTTGGGCACCTCGATGCCCACGGCGGACTTGCCCGGGATCGGCGCGAGCATCCGGACGCTCTCGGTCGCGACGGCGTAGGCGATATTGCGTTGTAGCGCCGTGATCTTCTCGACCTTGACGCCGGGGCCAAGCTCGACCTCGTAGCGGGTGACGGTCGGCCCGCGTGTGCAGCCGGTCACCGTGGCGTTCACCTTGAACTGCTCGAGCACCTCGGTGATCGACTCGATCATCCGGTCGTTGCCGGCGCTGCGCCGCTTCGGCGGATCGCCCGCGATCAACAGGTCGAGCGACGGCAGCGTGTACGGCCCCTCGACGACGCGGTCGACGATCTTGGGCTTGGCCGTCTTCTTCTTGCGTGCGCTGGCGGCGGGCTCGGGAATGGTCGGTGTCTCGTCCTCGATCGGGTAGTTCTCCATCGGCGTGCCGCCGTTGAACGTCGCCGGCCCCCCGGCTCCGGAAGGCCAGGCCGTCGCCTCGTCGTCGCCGTAGCCGGCGGGGTCGTCGTAGTACCCGTCGGAGAAATCGTCGGAGCCGGCGACGACGGTTTCTTCGTCGTAGTACTCGTCATCGTCGTAGTACTCACCGCGGAACGAACGCGTGGACCACATGCTCCGAACCGCTTCGGGCACTTCGCGAATCGTCGTGCCGGTCACCAACAGCAGACCGAACAGTGCACCGATCACCAGCAGCGGCATCGCGATCCACACGGTCAGCCCGTCGGACAACGGGCCGCCGATGGCGAACCCGATGAAGCCGGCGGCGTGCTGTCGGGCGACGGGGTCGGCAGGCGATCCCGCCCACAGATGCCACAGCCCCAGGACGGGCAGCACGATCATCGCCGTGCCGAGCATCAGGCGCGGCCGGGAGTCGGGGTTGGGCTCGGTGCGCATCAGCACGACGGCGGCGGCGGCCAGTGCGATCGGCACCAATGCGACCGAGGAGCCGATCAGCACCCGCAGGAAGGTGTCGATCCACGCGCCGACGGGCCGGGCCGCGTCGAACCATGAGCTCGCAGCGATCACCACGGCGATGCCGAGCAGGGCCAGCGCGATGCCGTCGCGGCGGTGACCCGGCTCGAGCTCGCGGGCCCGGCCGACGGACCGCGCCGTCGACCCGGCTCCCTTGGCCAGCATCAGCCACCCCGCCCGCACCCCACGGCCCACGGTGGCGCCGGCCGCCGACACCGGTGACGGACCCCGCCGCGGCGTCGGCTTGCGCTTCTGGGCGGTCCGCGCGCCGGACTTTGACCTGCTAGAGCGGCTGCCGGAACGCGCGGCGGTCTTACTAGGCATGCTGTAAGACTAGTCGCAATGGCCCCACAATCACCATCAGCCACACGGGTCACAGAAAGGTATCAATCCCTGAGCTGATACGTCGTAGCGTGCCGGGATGACCGAAAAGACGCAGCTAGCGGGACTTCCGACTGCGAGCAAGGTGCTTTGCGCCGTATACGCGCTGACTTCCCTCGTGGCCCTCGTCGCGACCTGGAGCCAGAATCTGGCCTATTGGGACGCCCCGAACTTCATAGCGGCGTTCGCCAACGACACCAAGGTGACCCCGGCCGCCCGGTCACTGACGGTCGATCTGTTTCTGCTCGCCTTCCCCGCGGTGATCCTGATGGTGGCGGAAGCGCGAAAACACCGCGTCAGGTACGTCTGGGCCTACGTCCTGGCCGGCGCCGTCACGGCGATCAGCGTCACCTTCCCGCTGTTTCTGATCGCTCGCGAGTTGCGAATCGCGCAGACCGACCCCACCGTGTTGCGACGCGGCGACACGATTCCACTGGCAATCCTCGGAATCGCCACCGCGGCGATCGTGATCTGGGTCGATGTGGGCTGAGCACCGGGTAGGCGCGATTTAGTTAGGTTCGCTGAGTAGGGTGATCACCGTTCCGGCCAGCACTCACCGAGGAGTTCACCGCCCATGCCCGTCGTCGTCGTCGCAACCATGAAAGCAAAACCCGAGTCGGTGGACACCGTCCGGGACGCATGCAAGCAGGCCATCGAGGCGGTGCATTCCGAACCCGGCTGTGACCTCTACGCACTGCACGAGGCCGACGGCACCTTCGTCTTCGTGGAGCAGTGGGCCGACGCCGATGCCTTGACGGCCCACAGCCAGGCGCCGGCCGTCGCAACACTGTTCGGCACCGTCGGCGAGCTCCTCGACGGCGCACCCGACATCAAGATGTTGCAGCCGGTCGTCGGGGGCGATCCCTCGAAGGGTGCACTGCGTCCGTAATGCGTGCCCTCGACGGCAAGGTCGCGTTCATCACCGGTGCCGCCCGAGGTCAGGGCCGCGCCGAGGCGGTCAGGCTGGCCGCCGACGGCGCAAGCATCATCGCCGTCGACATCTGCGACCAGATCGCATCGGTGCCCTATCCCCTGTCGACGCCAGACGATCTCGCGCTGACGGTGAAGCTCGTCGAGGACACCGGCGCGCGAATCGTGGCGCAGCAGGCCGATGTTCGCGATCGCGCGGCGCTGAATGCCGCCCTTCAGGCCGGGCTCGACGAGTTCGGCCGCCTCGACATCGTCATCGCCAATGCGGGTATCGCGCCGATGGAAACCGGTGACGCCGGCTGGCGCGACGTCGTCGATGTCAATCTGACGGGCACGTACCACACCGCCGAAGTCGCGATCCCCACGCTGATCGAGCAGGGCGACGGCGGCTCGATCGTGCTCATCAGCTCCGTCGCGGGCCTTGTCGGCATGGTCAGCGGGGACCCTGGTGCCATGGGCTACACAGCGGCAAAGCACGGCATCGTCGGACTGATGCGTCAGTACGCGAATATCCTTGCCGAACATAGCATTCGCGTGAATTCGGTACACCCCACCGGAGTGAACACGCCGATGATCGACAACGACTTCGTCAAGGCCTGGCTTCAGCGCATGGGCGTCCGGGCCGGGGGCAACGCACTGCCGGTGCCCGCGGTCGAGCCAGAGGACATCGCCAACGCGGTGGCGTGGCTGGTTTCCGATGCCGCGCGCTATGTGACCGGTGTGACGCTGCCCGTGGACGCGGGCGCGATCGTCAAGCGCTAATGGCAAATCCACCAGCCGCACAAACGGCTTTCGGGCCCATGGTGCTGGCCGCTGTCGAACATAACGAGGCGCCCGAACGCCGGCTCGTCGACGACGACTTGGCTCGCGCGTTCCTGCCCGCCGGCCTGCGCGGTCTCGTGAGTGCGACGCGGCTGGCTCCGCTGCGGCGGCTGATGATCGGCGCCACGGAACGAGCAGGCCAGGGGTTGTGGGCCAATCTGGCGTGTCGCAAGCGATTCATCGACGAGACGCTCGACGACGCGCTGCCCGATATCGATGCGGTGGTAATCCTGGGCGCCGGTATGGACACCATGCCGTATCGCCTCGCCCGGCGGTCCGATGTGCCGGTGTACGAAGTCGACCTGCCGGTGAACATCGAACGCAAGAAGGCGGCCGTCCGCCGAGTGTTGGGTGAGGCGCCTCCCTCGGTTCGGTTGGTGCCAGTGGATTTCGAGCGCGACGATCTGGCCGACGAACTGACCAGGGCGGGCCACCGCAGGGGCGATCGGGCGTTCTTCGTGTGGGAGGGCGTGACGCAGTATCTGACCGCAGATGCGGTGCACGCCACGTTCGAGTACCTGCGCAGCGCCGCGCCGTCGAGCCGGCTGGTGTTCACCTACGTGCGACGGGACTTCATCGACGGCACGAACCTGTACGGCGCGCGGTCGGCGTTTCGCCGGTTCCGTGAGAAGCAGCAGCTGTGGAAGTTCGGGTTGGATACAGACGCCGTCGCGGCGTTCGTCGCGCAGTACGGATGGCGGCTGATCGAGCAGGCGGGGCCGGACCACTTTCTGCACCGCTACGTCGAACCGTCTGGCCGCAAGCTCACGGCGTCGCAACTGGAGTGGACGGCGTACGCCGAGAAGACCTGAGCCCCCTAGATTTCGATGACCGTCGGCACGATCATCGGCTGGCGGCGGTAGCTCTCACCGACCCACTTGCCGACCGCCCGGCGTACCGCCTGGGCTATGCGGTTGATATCGGTCACCCGTTCGGCGGCAAGGGCTTCCAGCGCTTCCTCGACCTTGCGGGTGGCGGGTTCCAGCGACTTGGGGTCCTCCGAGAAGCCACGCGAGTGAAGTTGCGGAGCCGTCGCCAACTTACCGGTGCCGCTGCGCAGCACGACGGTGATACCGATGAAACCCGAAGACAGCGTGAGCCGTTCGCCGATCACCGTCTCGCCGACGTCCCCGAGGACGAGTCCGTCGACGAACATCTTGCCCGTCGACACCGCGCCGGAGACCGATGCCCGGCCCGCCACCAGATCGACGCTCACACCGTTCTCGGCAAGCACGATGTTCTCCTCGGGCACCCCGGTGCGGGTCGCCAGCGCCGCGTTCGCCCGGAGCATCCGCCAGGTTCCGTGCACCGGCATCACGTTGCGCGGCCGCACGCCGTTGTAGAGGAAGAGCAGTTCCCCGGCGTAGGCGTGGCCGGTGACATGCACTCGCACATGGGCATTCGTCACCACGCGAGCGCCGATCTTGGCCAGGGCATCCAGGACGCCGAAGATCGCTTCCTCGTTGCCGGGTATCTGCGATGACGACATGATGATGAGATCCCCGGCCGTCAGCGTGATGCTGCGGTGCTCGCCGCGCGACATCCGCGACAGCGCGGCCATCGTTTCGCCCTGCGTCCCCGTGGTCACGAGCACCACGCGCTCAGGAGGCATCATCTCGGCGGCGCCGATGTCGATGATGTCGTCATCGTTGGCGAGCGTGAGGTAGCCCAGCTCCTTGGCGATTCCCATGTTGCGGACCATCGACCGGCCCACGAACGACACCTTGCGGCCCAACGCGACCGCCGCATCGATGATCTGTTGCACGCGACCGACATTCGACGCGAAGCAGGCCACGATGACGCGCCCCTGTGCCCCACGCATCAGCCGGTGGATGTTCGGGCCGATCTCGCTCTCCGAGGGCCCCACTCCGGGGATCTCGGCGTTGGTGGAGTCGCACAGGAACAGGTCCACTCCGGAATCGCCGAGCCGTGACATGCCAGGTAGATCGGTCGGCTTCCCGTCGGGTGGTGACTGGTCGAGCTTGATGTCACCGGTGTGCAGCACGGTGCCCGCACCGGTGTGGATCGCGATGGCCAGACAGCCCGGGATGGAGTGGTTGACGGCGAAGTACTCGCATTCGAACACGCCGTGCCTCGAACTCTGACCCTCGTCCACCTCCTCGAATACCGGCTTGATGCGGTGCTCGCGGCATTTCTCGTTCACCAGCGCCAGCGTGAACTTCGAGCCGACCACCGGTATGTCGGGGCGCAGCTTGAGCAAGAACGGGATGGCCCCGATGTGGTCCTCGTGCGCATGGGTGAGCACCAGTGCTTCAACGTCGTCCAGGCGATCCTGGATCAGGCGAAGATCGGGCAGGATCAGATCGACCCCGGGCTCGTCGTGCGTCGGGAACAGGACACCGCAGTCGACGATCAGCAGCCGGCCCAGATGCTCGAAAACCGTCATGTTGCGGCCGATTTCGCTGATGCCGCCCAGCGCGGTGACCCGCAGTCCCCCCGGGGCCAGTGGCCCCGGCGGTGCGAGTTCTTCGTTCACTAGCGCAGCACCGTGGCGGCCCGCATATCT contains:
- a CDS encoding SAM-dependent methyltransferase; this encodes MANPPAAQTAFGPMVLAAVEHNEAPERRLVDDDLARAFLPAGLRGLVSATRLAPLRRLMIGATERAGQGLWANLACRKRFIDETLDDALPDIDAVVILGAGMDTMPYRLARRSDVPVYEVDLPVNIERKKAAVRRVLGEAPPSVRLVPVDFERDDLADELTRAGHRRGDRAFFVWEGVTQYLTADAVHATFEYLRSAAPSSRLVFTYVRRDFIDGTNLYGARSAFRRFREKQQLWKFGLDTDAVAAFVAQYGWRLIEQAGPDHFLHRYVEPSGRKLTASQLEWTAYAEKT
- the pspA gene encoding phage shock protein PspA, which translates into the protein MANPFTKAWKYLMALFSSKVDEYADPKVQIQQAIEEAQRQHQALTQQAAQVIGNQRQLEMRLNRQLADIEKLQVNVRQALTLADQATAAGDAAKATEYTNAAEAFAAQLVTSEQSVEDLKSLHDQALQAAGQAKKAVEQNAMMLQQKIAERTKLLSQLEQAKMQEQVSASLRSMSELAAPGSTPSLDEVRDKIERRYANAIGSAELAQNSVQGRMMEVQSASVQMAGHSRLEQIRASMRGEQLPAGGNAAAAPAAPAVNPQAAPENPLSQ
- a CDS encoding limonene-1,2-epoxide hydrolase family protein; translated protein: MTDQASGVRPDLDNVRVVETFLYALQDEDFDTLDRSLADTIEWQNVGFPTIRGRERIVGMMRRGEGRMGFEVKIHRIAAEGNAVLTERTDAVVFGPLRIQFWVCGTFEVHAGRITLWRDYFDTLDFLKGTVRGVAATVFPSLRATM
- a CDS encoding DUF5313 domain-containing protein, whose amino-acid sequence is MSTEPARTRPNFVEYIGYCYGRALPASMHDWVRNDLAGKGATVRMMIRVFIPAFVILIPFWFIPTTLDVHLSMTLPILIPFVFFSHALNKVWRRHMLRKHGLDPNLVDALSRQKNAHVHEAYIERYGPRSGPSSSHDV
- a CDS encoding FtsK/SpoIIIE family DNA translocase; its protein translation is MPSKTAARSGSRSSRSKSGARTAQKRKPTPRRGPSPVSAAGATVGRGVRAGWLMLAKGAGSTARSVGRARELEPGHRRDGIALALLGIAVVIAASSWFDAARPVGAWIDTFLRVLIGSSVALVPIALAAAAVVLMRTEPNPDSRPRLMLGTAMIVLPVLGLWHLWAGSPADPVARQHAAGFIGFAIGGPLSDGLTVWIAMPLLVIGALFGLLLVTGTTIREVPEAVRSMWSTRSFRGEYYDDDEYYDEETVVAGSDDFSDGYYDDPAGYGDDEATAWPSGAGGPATFNGGTPMENYPIEDETPTIPEPAASARKKKTAKPKIVDRVVEGPYTLPSLDLLIAGDPPKRRSAGNDRMIESITEVLEQFKVNATVTGCTRGPTVTRYEVELGPGVKVEKITALQRNIAYAVATESVRMLAPIPGKSAVGIEVPNTDREMVRLADVLTDPGTRSDHHPLVIGLGKDIEGEYISANLAKMPHLLVAGSTGSGKSSFVNSMLVSLLARATPEEVRMILIDPKMVELTPYEGIPHLITPIITQPKKAAAALAWLVEEMEQRYQDMQASRVRHIDDFNKKVRSGEITAPLGSQREYKPYPYILAIVDELADLMMTAPRDVEDAIVRITQKARAAGIHLVLATQRPSVDVVTGLIKTNVPSRLAFATSSLTDSRVILDQQGAEKLIGMGDGLFLPMGANKPIRLQGAFITDEEIHAVVEATKSQAEPEYTEGVTAAKTTSERTDVDPDIGDDMDVFLQAVELVVSSQFGSTSMLQRKLRVGFAKAGRLMDLMETRNIVGPSEGSKAREVLVKPDELAGTLMLIRGGDAGDDDEE
- a CDS encoding DUF2834 domain-containing protein, translating into MTEKTQLAGLPTASKVLCAVYALTSLVALVATWSQNLAYWDAPNFIAAFANDTKVTPAARSLTVDLFLLAFPAVILMVAEARKHRVRYVWAYVLAGAVTAISVTFPLFLIARELRIAQTDPTVLRRGDTIPLAILGIATAAIVIWVDVG
- a CDS encoding mycofactocin-coupled SDR family oxidoreductase is translated as MRALDGKVAFITGAARGQGRAEAVRLAADGASIIAVDICDQIASVPYPLSTPDDLALTVKLVEDTGARIVAQQADVRDRAALNAALQAGLDEFGRLDIVIANAGIAPMETGDAGWRDVVDVNLTGTYHTAEVAIPTLIEQGDGGSIVLISSVAGLVGMVSGDPGAMGYTAAKHGIVGLMRQYANILAEHSIRVNSVHPTGVNTPMIDNDFVKAWLQRMGVRAGGNALPVPAVEPEDIANAVAWLVSDAARYVTGVTLPVDAGAIVKR
- the clgR gene encoding transcriptional regulator ClgR, yielding MTALLREVIGDVLRRARTEQGRTLREVSDSARVSLGYLSEVERGRKEASSELLSAICSALDVPLSRVLSDAGDEMGRQELAAFERESIGSANIDASTKVVIPQVVSMAVA
- the pspM gene encoding phage shock envelope stress response protein PspM, whose translation is MNSRASRPEAWRSLVQRGVDTAAEWSDVVAEKLNAAADPRAKLLRKRRWALRLGVFFTVSSLFWIGVTGLLSAWETPFWALFIPAPIAVGAAFLATLSFLRYRWLRGEPLPPQRSRSARRLPAWGSAARQPMAALAASERGLFSLLGVMERGRLLPADELRELTAAANQTAATMTATANEVVSMERTISSAPQARAHLAPTIQAFTAQLQQGSRQYNEMVTAAAQLVSAANTGSMSSSPMTQQRYRNELSNATDRLLGWAQAFDELGHLRRA
- a CDS encoding putative quinol monooxygenase, translated to MPVVVVATMKAKPESVDTVRDACKQAIEAVHSEPGCDLYALHEADGTFVFVEQWADADALTAHSQAPAVATLFGTVGELLDGAPDIKMLQPVVGGDPSKGALRP
- the pgsA gene encoding CDP-diacylglycerol--glycerol-3-phosphate 3-phosphatidyltransferase produces the protein MPGEPTTDPVVPRARVANIANVLTGVRLALVPVFLVVLFVADGHETFWRIAAFIVFTVAVITDRFDGALARSYGMVTEFGTLIDPIADKALIGAALIGLSILGEMPWWVTVVIMTREIGITVLRFAVLRHGVIPASRGGKLKTLVQGVAIGLFVLPLSGPWLTGAWVVMGAAVILTVITGIDYVVSAIRDSRARPAAN
- a CDS encoding peroxiredoxin-like family protein; its protein translation is MFTAGDKVKARTLSTVTDTHVSVPAPERLVHLQFRRFAGCPICNLHLRDVARRRDEIENAGVTELVVFHSAADRLRQYVADVPFAMVADPERKLYKEFGVESSLRSVLHLGAVRAAVRGIRHSTSVFGALAPGEDHLGNPADFLIEPDGTIRACKYGIHADDQWSVDELLKLATE
- a CDS encoding amino-acid N-acetyltransferase, producing the protein MSADPGSVAIRRARTSDVPAIKALVDIYSGKILLEKNLVTLYEAVQEFWVAELDGELIGCGALHVLWSDLGEVRTVAVHPKVRGQGVGHAIVDRLLDVARDLHLERIFVLTFEVAFFSRHGFQEIDGTPVTAEVFEEMCRSYDTGVAEFLDLSYVKPNILGNTRMLLTL